ATTCAATTACTGGCAATTCGATGGTGAAAACATTGAATATAATGATATGACTAATCCTACTAAGAAGTTAATGCTGATCTTGTTCCCTTACTTTGTTAAGATGGATGTTATTAAAGGGGAAGATATAAAAAGTATTAAGTTACTAGGCGATATGAAAAATCAAAAGACACTTCCACCAATGGTTCCTTTCTCCAATACATATAGTATTTTCTATGCTCGGATTTCAATGATGAAAAATCCAATTGGAGTTGAGATTACCATGAAAGATGGCAAACAAAAATATTTAGATATTTCGCGTGATTACACTTATGATAAAGAGAAATCAACGAAGCGGATTAATGATCTTCTTAGCGATTTTACAAATCTGAATAAAGTCCAACATCAGTAATTTTTTCATTTGTCTATTAAAGTTATCGGATTGATCGTTATCCTAACTAAAAACGTGGTATATTGCCATGTGGTAAACGATTTCATAACTTGTTAAAAGGGATGACGGATAATGGATGATGTACCAAGGCAAGTAACACAAATTAGTTGGTTTGAGGGCGAAATTATAACGATTGACTTTGGTCGCTCAGTTGATTTTGACCCCAAACAGTATGAACAGTTGACTAGATTAGGACGATGGATAGATGCGGATGATTTATCTAAATTCTATTTAGTAAAGCGTGTTGATGCTACTTTTCCGGATGATGTAATCAATCAAGTTTTGAGTAGTTTGGATTTGAATGGTTATGAATTAATACATAATAATATCAGTTATGCTTAGAAATTAGAAAAGAGTCAATGCAACAATCATCAGTGGGTGATGGCTACATTGGCTCTTTTTGAAACCTTGTTTTTTATTGAAATGTCAAAAAACGTTCACTCCAAATATTTTCAAAGAATGAGATTGTATCCTCGGCTATCATATAATTGTTGTCAAAGGTAGTCGTCATATCGTGTTCCATGATTAATTTATAACCAAGTCCGTGTGCCATAACAATAGTAGCGTTACAGCAGTATTCAGTCTGAGCTCCACAGATTTCTAATGTATTGACGTGATTTTCTTTTAGAATTTTTTCGAAATCGGTTTTATAGAAAGCGTTAGGATGAGTCTTTTCAACCACAAGGTCATCAGGCTTTCGGTCAAGCCTTTTGGATAATTCCCAGAGATCACTATCACGCACGAGTTGGGAGTCGTTATGCTGAATAAAAATAATGGGTAAATTTGATTGACGATATTTAGCGATCCGTTGATTGATTCGATTAATAAGATCGTTGAAATTATAACTATATTGAAGAGCTTTTTGCATATCGATAACAATTAAAGCTTCGGCTAATTTTGGCATTTTGATCACATCCTCTAAAATAAGTTCAATTTTAAATTAACATTATTATAATTGAGATGAAAGCGATATTATGCCAATATGTCTCTTTTTGAGATTTGTCTTAATAAGTTGATTCGTTTTATAATAAGAAATATTAAAATTTAAGGTAAATAAATGAAAAAATTAAAAGTGTTTTCTATCATAATAGGTATAATTTTTGTAATAGTTTTAATTATTGGGGGAGTCTTTGTTTATCGTACGCAAGAAGCATTGAATTCTTTAAATACTAATAAGACGAGTGTTTCAAAGAAAATAAGCAATGAC
This sequence is a window from Companilactobacillus alimentarius DSM 20249. Protein-coding genes within it:
- a CDS encoding cysteine hydrolase family protein, with translation MPKLAEALIVIDMQKALQYSYNFNDLINRINQRIAKYRQSNLPIIFIQHNDSQLVRDSDLWELSKRLDRKPDDLVVEKTHPNAFYKTDFEKILKENHVNTLEICGAQTEYCCNATIVMAHGLGYKLIMEHDMTTTFDNNYMIAEDTISFFENIWSERFLTFQ